The Brassica napus cultivar Da-Ae chromosome C7, Da-Ae, whole genome shotgun sequence genome has a segment encoding these proteins:
- the LOC106425625 gene encoding protein JINGUBANG-like has protein sequence MHHKASSRDTNSQNFPKLKSVETDPDPDIYDITYVDVSPSVGSTSPLSKSPWIAHVDPTDLEPPHSGIKSTANTREPKNYSPNILMGSLFREEGHIYSLATSGDLLYTGSDSKNIRVWKNQTEFSSFKSNSGLVKAIVLAGDKIFTGHQDGKIRVWKVSSKDSNIFRRIGTMPVFRDYLRNSITPSSYFSFMRKNPTSTSAQGFRHVDAISCLTLSEDNKLLYSGSWDQTFKVWRISDLRCLESVKAHDDAVNAVVSGFDGLVFSGSADGTVKVWRREDQAKETKHFFSETLLKQDCAVTAIAVDQSATLVYCGSSDGTVNFWERDNNMKNGGVLKGHKLAVLCLVAAGSLLFSGSADLGIRVWRRPERGDGRGGDVGGGLHVCIAVLKGHAGPVKCMAVERDQESASGEKRWIVYSGSLDRSVKMWRVSESSPPIEDQSSDPFDSPTELTMAPSFSGQGRE, from the coding sequence ATGCATCACAAGGCTTCAAGCAGAGACACCAACAGCCAGAACTTTCCAAAACTCAAGAGTGTAGAAACTGATCCAGATCCTGACATTTATGACATAACATACGTCGATGTCTCTCCCTCTGTCGGCTCCACTTCTCCTCTATCCAAATCCCCATGGATCGCACACGTCGATCCCACCGACCTGGAACCGCCCCATTCGGGGATAAAGTCCACAGCCAACACAAGAGAACCTAAAAACTACTCACCTAACATACTCATGGGCTCTCTCTTCCGCGAAGAAGGCCATATCTATTCTCTAGCCACATCTGGCGACCTACTCTACACGGGATCTGACTCCAAGAACATTAGGGTTTGGAAAAACCAAACCGAGTTCTCGAGTTTTAAATCCAACAGCGGTTTGGTCAAAGCCATTGTCCTAGCCGGAGACAAGATCTTCACGGGACATCAGGACGGGAAGATCCGTGTGTGGAAAGTCTCGTCCAAAGACTCCAACATCTTTCGACGTATAGGTACCATGCCGGTGTTTCGAGACTACCTCAGAAACTCCATCACGCCTTCTTCGTACTTCAGTTTCATGAGAAAGAACCCGACCAGCACCAGCGCTCAGGGGTTCCGCCACGTGGACGCGATCTCGTGCCTCACGTTGAGCGAAGACAACAAGCTTTTGTATTCCGGGTCGTGGGACCAAACGTTTAAAGTGTGGAGGATCTCGGACCTCAGATGCTTGGAGTCGGTGAAGGCCCACGATGACGCCGTAAACGCCGTCGTTTCAGGTTTCGACGGTTTGGTTTTCTCCGGTTCGGCTGACGGTACGGTTAAGGTGTGGAGGAGAGAGGACCAAGCCAAGGAGACGAAACATTTCTTCTCCGAGACGCTGCTGAAACAAGACTGCGCCGTTACGGCGATCGCGGTTGATCAGAGCGCGACGTTAGTTTACTGCGGTTCGTCTGACGGAACCGTTAACTTCTGGGAGCGGGATAATAACATGAAAAACGGCGGCGTTTTGAAGGGGCATAAACTCGCCGTGCTATGCCTCGTGGCTGCGGGGAGCTTGTTGTTCAGCGGCTCGGCTGATCTCGGGATTCGCGTTTGGAGGAGACCGGAGCGTGGTGACGGCAGAGGCGGAGACGTTGGAGGAGGATTGCACGTGTGTATTGCGGTGTTGAAGGGACATGCAGGTCCGGTGAAGTGTATGGCAGTGGAGAGAGATCAAGAATCGGCTTCCGGTGAGAAACGGTGGATCGTGTACAGTGGGAGTTTAGATAGGTCGGTGAAGATGTGGCGTGTGTCGGAGAGTTCGCCGCCGATTGAAGACCAGTCATCGGATCCGTTTGATAGTCCGACTGAATTAACGATGGCTCCTAGCTTCTCGGGTCAAGGGAGAGAATGA